A single region of the Phycisphaerae bacterium RAS1 genome encodes:
- a CDS encoding lipid A biosynthesis lauroyl acyltransferase has product MNEAGRLSRSKRLALSISRRVLNWVRSRLGWSALWRLAVVAGTLEWLLKPAARRRVRRALRREVAGLPRAVLRRATLQHFRRTRGDKWFFLLMDRLTTEELERRVRLEGREHLEAALARGAGVYVVLSHFGFHDIGAAMLARAGFPCAGVRAKLNSAARRYMGSRLKRAAGAAAALEQLATSSFPREIYRWFKDNRVVGSAIDVPPAGDYRVDTLRIDGPAGPHEYMVGPLRIALRCGAAIVQRSIESRPKFRFLVRLEPLDCSAPTEDAAVQELLAAYAERTASFGRRHPDHVSRV; this is encoded by the coding sequence ATGAACGAAGCGGGTCGTCTTTCGCGTTCGAAACGACTTGCGTTGTCGATCTCTCGCCGCGTGCTGAATTGGGTTCGTTCGCGACTTGGCTGGTCCGCGCTGTGGCGGCTGGCCGTGGTCGCCGGAACGCTCGAGTGGCTGCTGAAGCCGGCGGCTCGGCGGCGCGTCCGACGGGCGCTGCGGCGCGAGGTGGCCGGCCTGCCGCGCGCAGTGCTCCGCCGCGCCACGTTGCAGCACTTTCGCCGGACACGCGGCGACAAGTGGTTCTTCCTGCTGATGGACCGGCTGACGACCGAAGAGCTGGAGCGTCGCGTCCGGCTGGAAGGGCGTGAGCACCTCGAGGCGGCCCTGGCGCGCGGGGCGGGCGTGTACGTGGTGTTGAGTCATTTCGGGTTTCACGACATCGGGGCGGCGATGTTGGCGCGGGCTGGGTTTCCCTGCGCCGGAGTCCGTGCCAAGCTGAATTCCGCGGCGCGACGGTACATGGGGTCGAGGCTGAAGCGCGCCGCCGGCGCAGCGGCCGCGCTGGAGCAACTGGCGACGAGCTCGTTTCCGCGCGAAATCTACCGCTGGTTCAAGGACAACCGCGTCGTGGGCAGCGCGATCGATGTACCGCCGGCGGGCGACTACCGCGTCGACACGCTGCGGATTGACGGTCCGGCCGGTCCGCACGAATACATGGTCGGACCGCTGCGCATCGCGCTGCGCTGCGGGGCCGCGATCGTCCAGCGCTCGATCGAATCGCGGCCGAAGTTCCGGTTCCTCGTGCGGCTGGAGCCGCTCGACTGCAGCGCGCCAACCGAGGACGCCGCCGTTCAGGAGTTGCTTGCCGCATATGCCGAGCGGACGGCAAGCTTCGGGCGACGGCATCCGGACCACGTCAGCCGCGTGTGA
- a CDS encoding Glyoxalase/Bleomycin resistance protein/Dioxygenase superfamily protein — protein sequence MAQRIAQFALLVREYDEAIRFFVDRLNFELVEDTPLENEKRWVRVRPSGSDGPNLLLARAATDEQRAAVGRQTGGRVFIFIETDDLDRDVARLTARDVRFVRGVSIEPFGRVAVFEDLYGNKFDLIERR from the coding sequence ATGGCGCAGCGGATCGCCCAGTTCGCGCTGCTCGTACGCGAGTACGATGAAGCCATTCGCTTCTTCGTGGACCGGCTGAACTTCGAGCTGGTGGAGGACACACCGCTTGAAAACGAAAAACGCTGGGTGCGCGTCCGCCCCTCCGGGAGCGACGGGCCGAACCTGCTGCTGGCGCGGGCGGCGACGGACGAGCAGCGGGCGGCCGTCGGCCGGCAGACCGGCGGGCGGGTGTTCATTTTCATCGAGACGGATGACCTTGATCGCGACGTCGCGCGGTTGACTGCGAGGGACGTGCGCTTTGTCCGCGGCGTGTCGATCGAGCCGTTTGGGAGAGTCGCGGTGTTCGAGGACTTGTACGGCAACAAGTTTGACTTGATAGAGAGACGCTAG
- the ubiD gene encoding 3-octaprenyl-4-hydroxybenzoate carboxy-lyase, whose translation MPAPDMQSFVKELESRGWLKRITAEVDPVLEITEIYDRVVKTGGPALLFTRPKGSDIPVLINTYGSRERMCLALGAESLEEIAERVQQLVKPEIPTTLLEKLKKIPQLMQLGSLPPKIVRRGICQEIVRKDDADLTALPALKCWPLDGDLSRNAYSHVRELGRRAPGAGRAAATPGDARRTGAENEGSEHARWTMDESAAPAAEPSMLLPPANEGRYLTLTNVFTKHPDTGERNIGMYRVQILGQKLAAMHWHMHHDGARHFRRYRELGRRMPIAVALGGPSVMPYAATCPLPPGIDECLFAGFLNGGSIELVACVTQPEIEVPATAEIVVEGYIDPLEPPVVEGPFGDHTGFYSLADLYPRLHVTAITHRKDPIYPTTVVGKPPQEDFWLGKATERIFLPLLRTIIPDIIDYNLPMFGCFHNCAFVKIRKEYPYQARRVMSAIWGTGQMAFTKMIVVVDEHVDVQNEQAVLFALCANCDPKRDTLIIEGPLDILDHAAPVCGVGGKIGFDATRKIAGEGPVRAWPDEIEMSAEMRAQVTRRWREYGF comes from the coding sequence GTGCCCGCTCCCGACATGCAGTCGTTCGTCAAGGAACTCGAATCGCGCGGCTGGCTGAAACGGATTACGGCCGAGGTCGATCCCGTCCTGGAAATCACGGAGATCTATGACCGGGTCGTGAAGACCGGCGGGCCGGCGCTGCTGTTCACCCGGCCCAAGGGTTCCGACATCCCGGTGCTGATTAATACGTACGGCTCACGGGAACGAATGTGTCTGGCGCTGGGGGCCGAGTCGCTCGAAGAGATCGCCGAACGGGTGCAGCAGCTCGTCAAGCCGGAAATTCCCACCACGCTGCTGGAGAAACTCAAGAAGATCCCGCAGTTGATGCAGCTCGGCAGCCTACCGCCGAAGATTGTCCGTCGCGGAATCTGCCAGGAAATCGTGCGCAAAGACGACGCCGATCTGACAGCGCTGCCGGCGCTGAAATGCTGGCCGCTGGATGGGGATTTATCGCGGAACGCGTATTCGCACGTGCGGGAATTGGGGCGCCGGGCGCCGGGCGCAGGGCGCGCGGCGGCAACACCGGGCGATGCTCGCCGAACTGGCGCGGAGAACGAGGGCAGCGAACACGCGCGCTGGACGATGGATGAATCCGCGGCGCCCGCGGCCGAGCCATCGATGCTGCTGCCGCCGGCGAATGAAGGCCGCTACCTGACGCTCACCAACGTCTTCACCAAGCACCCCGACACCGGCGAGCGGAACATCGGCATGTACCGCGTGCAGATCCTCGGCCAGAAGCTGGCCGCGATGCACTGGCACATGCACCATGACGGCGCCCGCCATTTCCGCCGCTATCGTGAGCTCGGCCGCCGCATGCCGATCGCCGTCGCCTTGGGCGGGCCGTCGGTGATGCCGTACGCCGCCACCTGCCCGCTGCCGCCGGGCATCGACGAATGCCTGTTCGCGGGCTTCCTGAACGGCGGCTCGATCGAGCTGGTCGCGTGCGTCACGCAGCCGGAGATCGAAGTGCCCGCGACGGCCGAGATCGTCGTCGAAGGCTACATCGATCCGCTCGAACCGCCCGTGGTCGAAGGGCCGTTCGGCGACCACACCGGCTTTTACTCGCTGGCCGATCTCTATCCGCGCCTGCACGTCACGGCGATCACGCACCGCAAGGACCCGATCTACCCGACGACGGTGGTGGGCAAGCCGCCGCAGGAGGATTTCTGGCTGGGCAAGGCGACTGAGCGGATATTCCTGCCGCTGCTGCGGACCATTATTCCGGACATCATCGACTACAACCTGCCGATGTTCGGCTGCTTTCACAACTGCGCGTTTGTGAAAATCCGCAAGGAGTATCCGTACCAGGCGCGGCGCGTGATGAGCGCCATCTGGGGCACGGGGCAGATGGCCTTCACCAAGATGATCGTCGTCGTGGACGAGCACGTGGACGTGCAGAACGAGCAGGCCGTGCTCTTCGCGCTGTGCGCCAACTGCGACCCGAAGCGCGACACGCTGATCATCGAGGGGCCGCTGGACATTCTGGATCACGCCGCTCCGGTGTGCGGCGTGGGCGGAAAGATCGGGTTTGACGCGACGCGGAAAATCGCCGGCGAGGGGCCGGTGCGGGCCTGGCCGGATGAGATTGAGATGTCGGCGGAGATGCGCGCGCAGGTGACACGCCGCTGGCGCGAGTACGGCTTCTAG